The stretch of DNA AGGATGTGTGGAGACATTCTTGATAAATCTAATTGTCAGGAATTTGATACACTCTCTGTTAAATTCATTGAATTAAATACGTTAATAATAAATATCAGGAATAGATTCTTTCACTTATTTAGTGCAAATAGGCATAATATTCAAAGTGATGAAATTCCTAACACTGACCAATTTTTCAAATTAATTAATAATCACTTGGCAAGTTGGATTGCTTTGATATATTTTGAAGTTGTAAAATTTTCCATATCAAAAAGGTGAACTTAAGAGTAGAATTTATAAAAAACGGGCCATTTTGAAAATCAAAACAGCCCGTTTTTTCGTTAATGAAAATTAGATTAAAAAGAAAATTCTCCTTTATGTATGGCAGAGGTTTCGTCACATTTTTCGCAATGTAGGAAATACTCAATACCCCTCGTTGTTGGAAGTCTTAGCGATAGTGAAACTTTCAACTGCAAATAAGAAGGAAGACTCTGTCTGGCCGATGACACAAAAGATCCAATAAAATGAAGCAACAAAATCATTCGAAAGGATGGTTTTGTCGCGTTATACACTGTGTAGAAAATCTTTGCAAAGTTATTCAGTTCCAAATAACACTCTCAATTGCTGTTCATTTGTAATTAAAGCATCCATCAATTCAAAAACGGCGAAACCGTACACACAAAAGTCTAGTGAGCGATTATCAATCGTCTTTGGATAGAAGCTGAGTTTTAGAATAAACGTTATTTATTTTTCATTTGAAGTTAGGTGGGCGCTTTCGGCCGGACGGAGTCCTCTGTTTTATATTCACTCGAAGGTGACGCTATCGCTGAAACACCTTCGAGAGCGGGATTCCATATATCGGTACCAATATAAAATGAACAGCCGAAGCTTTTAGGGCTTGGCTGTTCATTTGTTATAACTGACCAAAATTACTTATATTAAGAAATTATAGGTCTGGTATTCAGTTAATGGACGAATAGGCATCAGTTCAATAGGAACAAGTGGACTACCTAAATCAATTTCATAACCACAACGCCACGCAAGTTTACATAGGCCTGCTGTATCAGTTGAAAGAAATTTACAGATTAATTCAGATTTGTTTCTTTTGTTATGTGTTTTAAGTAATCCCAATAAACCTGATTTAATTAATGCCTCATCTTTTGTTTTGAAGCCCTGGAATACATCAACAATAGGTTCATACCAACGATAACGACGATACTTAATCTGCTTTTGGATTGAATCGATATTAACATCTAATTTGTCAAAATCATTTAGTAAAATATTTTGCATTGCATTTGGCATTTGAAAACCTATAAAGTTTACATTGTTGACTTTATTTTTTAACAATGCGTACCTGTTTATTAAACTTACATTATCTGATAGGAGCGCATAAGACATTTCTTCAATACCGGTATCCATTATATGTCGATCATATTTAATGCTCATATATTCCGAAGCTGATGCCGAGTTACTGAAAAACAGTTTTGCTTTATCGATATCATTTTCGATGAAAATCGAATGGACTGCAAACACAATATTAGTACCTTCCAAGGCAGGGACAAAAAAATAATCATTTGCAGGATCTTCTTCAATCTTATTTCTTACAAAATTTTCATCATTTTGGAAGCTATTATAAATCGTTATCAGATGCTCAATTCTGTCCATGTATTTAATTGTAATTTTTAAGTTTTAAAATTAAAATTTCGCCGGTTGACCTGTCTATTCCAGTAACTGTTTTAATTATTTTATTTCTATTATTCAATAAAACATCGCCAAGCTTTTTTGTAATTGGGTCTGCATTGCTACGCATTTCTTTTATAGTGGCGTCAATCCATGCATCGCTCATTTGAGGCCCTTTGTTAGGTAAATCCAGTTTTATATTGCCTGCACTTCCAACTTGTTTTGCTTCATTGATAATAATTTCTGTAGGATTGTCCAATGTACCTTTTATAAAAACACCATCAAAACCATTATCACTTGTTAATTTAGATGTTTGTTTGGTAAAGCCTTCACGTGTGAAAATTAAATCACTTAATGCTTCAGTTTTCTTACCTGCTGCATTAACTACATTGTCTCCATTTTTAACAATATCATCCACAATATTTTTAAGTGCTGTTTCAGTTGTTGCAATATGCAAAGCTGATTGATCTAAAAGCCAACGGGCAATGCTTGTTAATTTTGCATCAGCTGGCTTAACCGCCTCAAGAACTTTTAATTCATTGTATGAAAAAGACTTCACCGCTAATTTAATGAATCGGACACTACCTCGACCATTTTTAACAGCTTTATAGGCTTTATTCAGATTAGGAATTTTTGAGACTGTTGTGGACATTCCCTTTACAGCATTTTTGGTCCATTTGCCAGCGGTTGCGGTCCAACCAACGACAGGAATAGCTGCCCCTGCACTTAATGCACAATTAATCTTGTCTCCTTCCAGGAAATAGATTCCACCATTGACTATATCAGCAGCTTCACCAACAACAGGAACCATTCCCACCATGTCCAATGCAAAATGAAATTCACCTTTTAACGTATTCCATAAAGCCGCTGAATAAATTTGTACCGAAGTCCATGTAGGGTTCATTGCACCTAAGGCAATGGCTTCTTCAGCAAATTCCAGTGATTTGATTACATGGTATTTTGGTGATACAATGTTTAGATTGATAGTTGGTTCGTCCCCAATGTTTTTATTCAGATCCGCAACAAGTGCAGGATTGTTCATAAACATGGTTTCAATTTCACTAAAGGAATAAGTTATTCCAGTTGAAGCGTCTAGGTATTTTGCAGTAAATAACGGATAACCGTTCTTACCATAAATATCAGTTTTTTCACGTGCCCCTCCTCCTTCTTTTCCTTTGTTGACATCCTTCCATGCACTGCTTGATCCGATTGCAGTAGAAACGGAACCACTTGATGTTAAGGTTCTTATTCCAGGTGTTGTATATTCAGGAATCTTGCCTGATGGATATTCGGAAGGTTTAGCCCCGTTACCTGCACCTGCTGTACCATATTTGCCATCTTCAACCGGATGTTCACGTATAACTTCTAAACAAATACCAGTATAATCAGAATACACCCCGCCTCTAATCCAACACCATATTCTATCTATTATATTCTTTGTTTGCTTTCCACTTATTGCTGTGGTTGTTTTTTCAAAGGTGTATTCTTTAGTTACCTTACCTTCATTTAATTGAACACCGCTGAAATTGTTAGTTTGAAAGTCATACCATTGAACTACACCTGAATAATCACCTTCACTGCCTTTGCCTTCATACACTTTATAGGCATAGCCCTTTATCTGTCCGTCTTCCTTGGTAAAGTACATATCTACATAAGAACTGTCTAATGGCATACGTATATAGTATCTTCCGTTGACAATACCTTCCTGTGCATAATCATAAAGCAGTTTACTTTTTTTAGACCATTGACTGCCCGTTTTCGAATACCATTCCGTAATCTCATCAAGGCGTACCTTTTCGATTTGTTTTTCTGGGTTTTCGTGTCTTTCAATTGTATCCTTTTCACAAGCTGTAATCATGGTAAATAAGGCGAAAAAGAAAAGGAATAAGAATTTCCGCTTTAATAGACGTTGGTTCATAATCAATAAATAATTAATGATGTAAAAGATTTCCTTAAAATGTTTTTCTTGCGTTAAGGTATCTGCAAGGCAGTATGCTAACTGGTGAGGAAATTAACGGGAAGGTTAAAGAATAAATAATCATAAATGCCAAATTATCAATCAGTTTGTCCAACTTATTAATAGTGACAATTCTGTAGTAAAGCTATAAGGATTTGTTATGTTTAGGCTTACAATTAGGCCGTAGAAGTGTTTTTAGTGACCTTTAATATTATGCAAATAAAAGTACTTTAAAGTTAATTGTATAATCGAAATGATTAAAAAAAATGTTTAGTTTGATTATTTTATAAAATGCAATAAAGTATAAAAGATTACACTATCTATCGTGAACCAACCTGAATAGTAATACAATAATTGTGATTGGTAAATATTAGGTTATACGTCTCTTTCGCATTAGCCCTTAACATTGCTGAACTACTCCCTATTTCCCTTTCTTGGTCCGCGACAGATTAAATTCTGATCGGCTAAACACTTCATCGAATAGTCAAGGTCATATAGGTTACAGTGCAATAACTGCATTAACTTGTAATGGCTGCTATTCATAGCTTGTGTAATTATTGGGTTTTTACGTTTTCCTCTATCACTCAAAAAATGCCTTAATCCTGTTGCGATAAAACACCGTCAGCTTTTTGTTTGGCAAGCCGATCATTCCGTCTATCGTTTAAATATTTCCTTACGGGGATATCGTAGAGTACCATCATCAGATATGATGCTCCAACCACCAAAATTATCCCTGCTATAATTATAAAAGTCAGTTGCATATTACCGGGTTTATGGTTGGTGTAATAATTACCGAACATCCATAAAACGGCGTAATGCGTCATGTATAATGGGTAAGAGATCTTTCCGGAAAATACGCAAACCTTTTTTAAGCCAGATGTTAAATTAGCCCCTGCGCCTAATGCTATCAGCAAAGGAAAGAAAAACAGGACTATCAAAGGCTCGGTTAACCAACTCCATGTGGAGAACGGAATTAAAAAGGCCAGGAACAATAATATAGATAGACCGACAAACCCCAGCTTATTTTTGATGATCCAGTTAGAACGGTAAATAAGCAGTCCCGCTAAGAAAGAATACGATATCCGGGCACACCCGTCCCAAAAGGTTGGGCCACTCCAGCCGCCTAGTAAGTTGCCGGAGCGATAACTTACAAAACAAATAGCCATCGCCGAGATGATGGTTAACAGTATCAGGTAACTGCGTTTGATCTTACAAAGTACAAATGCATAAACGATATTGGCGATATATTCCCAAAACAACGACCACGACGGTGCATTGAAGCTAAACAGGTTAAATCCACGGTCGGCTATTACAGGAAAGGGAATAAGCAATACCGAACACAAAAATGCCAGGATGATTTTACTGGTACTGTACGATTCAGGATCGCCACCAAAAGGGTCGAACAAAAATGCCAGCAATCCTAACACCGATCCAGCAATAACCAGGGGATGCAGCCTGATAATCCTCGATTTAAAAAACTCAAGAACGCCCATTTTGGCTATACGATCGTCATAGGCATATCCGATTACAAATCCCGAAAGGCAAAAGAAAAAATCGACAGCCAAAAAACCATGTCCGATGAAGTTCTTGCTTAAATCGGTGTACACCCATTCCATAAAATGAAATATTACAACGGCCAGAGCGGCAACACCTCTTAATCCGTCAAGAATTTCGAAATGCTGTTTTGTTTGTAGAATTGTCGGTGAGGTTTGGTTAGTATCCATTTATAATCTATCCTATCGTGTTTAATATAGCAAGTAACTCTTGATTTGCGGTTGCCAAGTTATCTAAAATTGATAATCAAGCCAAATGTATAATAGAGCTGAACAGGGCTAGCAATTGAGCAATATCAGGTAATGGGTGGCGGCTTAACTTCATTGATATTGAAAAAAAGCAAGTAACTCAGAGTCAGTAGTAAATAGCGATAGGTGTCGTTTCAGTCTGATACACTAAGGAAGCCTTGTTTTCGAAAATCTTGGTAATTACCAAGATTTTCGAAAGCGAGGCTTCCTAGTTTTGCATCGAGAAAACAGATAAAAAGTGTACACAAAATTTTGAACTGACATCATGAAAACAACAACAACGAAGAAACAAACATTGAGAAAAAATCTACAAATGCTCTTTCTTCCCGTTCTCTTTATGCTTGCATCATGCGAAAAAGGAAGCGAAAAAACAGAAGCTTATAAAGTAAACGAGAATTCATCTACAATAGAATGGAAGGGATCTGCACCGGATCATTTTCACGTGGGATCTTTTAAAGTAACCGGAGAGTTAAAAGCCGGAGATGATGGAGATGTAAAATCCGGCGATTTTACTATACCGATTTCTTCCATCGAAAATTTTGATCTGCAAGACCCTGTGAAAAAGCAGTTATTGGATCATCTAAAGAGCCCTGATTTTTTTAACATGGCAATCCATCCGAATGCAAGGTTTCAATTTAAAAAAAGTGAACCTTACACAGGTAACGATGAAGAGGCTATTAGTGGTGCCAACTATTTGCTGACAGGTAATTTTACTATGTTAGGTCAAACGCATCCAATTTCTTTCCCTGCCAAAATTACGGTGAATAAAGAAAACTTGCTGGTTGAAGCAAACTTTAAGATCGACAGAACCAAATGGGGAATGTTAATGGATAGCGATCCTAATAAGCCGCTCTATATACTTCCGGATGTAAACATCAAACTAAAATTGATCTCTACAAAGTCTTTATAGCACCCTATTATTTTAAACAAGCTTAAATATATTCTAAAGGAAAGCTGCTTTTAGGGCAGCTTTCTTATCAGTAGTTACAACCATTAAAAATGAAGATATCGTCAAAATACTTATGTGTAATCTTGCTTTGCATAGGTAACACCTCCGTTTTTGGCCAAAGTACCTTTGGTAGATTAAAGCAAAAGGCAACAGGCATTGCTGAGAAAGTCATAGACAAAAAAACGGACGAATTGCTCGAAGACAAATCTGGTAAAAAGGATAACACAAGAGAGAATCCTACCGAGAAAGTCAAAAAGGAACGAGTTAAAAAACAAAATACAGTATACGACTTTCAATCAGGAAGTACTGTATTATTGAAAGAAGATTTTTTACCGGATGTTACTGGACAATTTCCCATGCAATGGTATACACGGAGCAAAGGAGAAGTTGTAGAGTTCAATGATGTGCCTGGGAAATGGCTGCAGTTATATAGCGGTACGTTTTTAAGTCCAACAGTTTTACTGAAAGAAAACTATACGATAGAATTTGATGTAATTATCGATTTTCCGCCCAATGGAAACTATCCATTGCCAGCTCTTAAGATCGGTCTATACGACAGGGGAAATAAAGGTTATATCCTGTCGAATGATTATCGTGTAAAGAACAATGTCAATATTATCTTATCCCCATATAGGAACGAACTTCGTGTAAAACTTAAATCAATAGAGAA from Solitalea canadensis DSM 3403 encodes:
- a CDS encoding immunity 49 family protein; translated protein: MDRIEHLITIYNSFQNDENFVRNKIEEDPANDYFFVPALEGTNIVFAVHSIFIENDIDKAKLFFSNSASASEYMSIKYDRHIMDTGIEEMSYALLSDNVSLINRYALLKNKVNNVNFIGFQMPNAMQNILLNDFDKLDVNIDSIQKQIKYRRYRWYEPIVDVFQGFKTKDEALIKSGLLGLLKTHNKRNKSELICKFLSTDTAGLCKLAWRCGYEIDLGSPLVPIELMPIRPLTEYQTYNFLI
- a CDS encoding YceI family protein; protein product: MKTTTTKKQTLRKNLQMLFLPVLFMLASCEKGSEKTEAYKVNENSSTIEWKGSAPDHFHVGSFKVTGELKAGDDGDVKSGDFTIPISSIENFDLQDPVKKQLLDHLKSPDFFNMAIHPNARFQFKKSEPYTGNDEEAISGANYLLTGNFTMLGQTHPISFPAKITVNKENLLVEANFKIDRTKWGMLMDSDPNKPLYILPDVNIKLKLISTKSL
- a CDS encoding acyltransferase family protein, with the protein product MDTNQTSPTILQTKQHFEILDGLRGVAALAVVIFHFMEWVYTDLSKNFIGHGFLAVDFFFCLSGFVIGYAYDDRIAKMGVLEFFKSRIIRLHPLVIAGSVLGLLAFLFDPFGGDPESYSTSKIILAFLCSVLLIPFPVIADRGFNLFSFNAPSWSLFWEYIANIVYAFVLCKIKRSYLILLTIISAMAICFVSYRSGNLLGGWSGPTFWDGCARISYSFLAGLLIYRSNWIIKNKLGFVGLSILLFLAFLIPFSTWSWLTEPLIVLFFFPLLIALGAGANLTSGLKKVCVFSGKISYPLYMTHYAVLWMFGNYYTNHKPGNMQLTFIIIAGIILVVGASYLMMVLYDIPVRKYLNDRRNDRLAKQKADGVLSQQD